Proteins encoded by one window of Halomonas sp. Bachu 37:
- a CDS encoding YheV family putative zinc ribbon protein, translating into MAVTKRFIAGAICPRCAEMDRIRAWEQNGIRYRQCVNCDFFEQLPIEDDAQDELTTRVNQVRDDQKRQEVQPVRILDPGKPSH; encoded by the coding sequence ATGGCCGTGACCAAACGCTTCATTGCCGGTGCCATCTGCCCCAGGTGCGCCGAAATGGACCGCATCCGCGCCTGGGAGCAAAACGGTATTCGCTATCGCCAGTGCGTGAACTGCGATTTCTTCGAGCAGCTGCCGATCGAGGATGACGCTCAGGACGAGCTGACCACGCGGGTCAATCAGGTGCGGGACGACCAGAAACGTCAGGAGGTCCAGCCGGTGAGAATTCTCGACCCAGGCAAGCCCTCCCATTGA